The Aspergillus nidulans FGSC A4 chromosome VIII genome contains the following window.
CTCCAGAACTATAGAAAAGCAAGTTGTTTCGAATAGAACTTCATCTTATAGACAGGAATCTTGAGGTAGTCAACAtcatatattctatatatgGCAGGGTATAAATGTAAACCACTTCCACTCCGCAAGCCTACTCCATAACCTCCAGTTTATCCGCAACGTGGAATGGTGCCCCCGTCTTTTCCCGCACTTCATTAACGTCCACTCCAGGCGCAAGCTCGGTCAGGGTAAGCTCGCCCTTTTGGCGGTCGACTTGGAAAACGCACTGTTGTTTGTTAGCAACAGGGCAGCAAATTTTGATTCAGCCAAGTGTCTTACCAGCTCCGTGACGATCGTGCTGACACAGTTAGCCCCTGTCAGTGGAAGAGAGCATTCTGTGACAATTTTGGGTAAGCCATCTTTCGCTGTGTGACTGGTTGCGACGACAATCTTGGTTTGGTCGGGGTTTGAGATTAGATCCATAGCTCCGCCCATCCCTTTAAAGACCTTTCCAGGAATCATATAGTTAGCTAGGTCGCCGTTTGCGCTTACTTGAAGAGCCTGTGTTCAGATGTTAGTATGAATTTGCACAGGGAAAGTATTGGCTGACCCCTAGGATTGAAACATCAACGTGTCCGCCCCTTATCATCCCAAAGGACTCTGTGCTGTCGAAAGTTGCAGCGCCTGGCAGCAAGGTAACGGTCTCTTTACCCGCATTGATAATGTCCCTGTAAACAGTTAGAAGATGGCTCCGTAAAGATGGAGCTCCACATACGcatcgacttcatcatcagttGGGTACGGTCCCTTGACTTATTTAGCTTACGTTCTATTACCGCGCCGCTCTTGCCTTACCATTCCAAGGATGCCATTCTCCGATTGAATCCACACCTTGACACCCTCAGGCAGCATCGACGGTGCGAGTGTGGGAATGCCTAAGTACTATTAGCACAGTTGACACGCATAGGAGAGAAACGTACCGACTCCCAGGTTCACATAGTACCCCTGCTTGAGTTCCTTAGCTGCTCTTTTTGCAATTCGGTTTCTCTGAATGATAGCCGGCGATACACCTGCTGCCGTAGAGCCATCTTCCTGCGATTGTCGGAGTTTCCTGATCTCGATTTGCTTCTCAGCTGTCGAAGGAACAATCCTATCCACAAAGATACCAGGCAGGTCAACATCGTTGGGATCAATTGAACCAACTGGAACAATGTTCTCGGCCTCGACAATGGTAAGGGTTGCTGCTTTGGCCATAATAGGCCCGAATGCCTTGGTGGTGTAGCTGGAGAGAGACCGTCAGGTGCCCGTTTGATATATAAATGGTGAAATTACCTACCGGAAAACGCAGTTTCCAGCTTCGTCTACCTTCCACGCGCGGAGAATGGCGACGTCGCCGGTAAGCGCAGTCTCCATCAAGTATGTCTTGTTGTTGAAAACCCTTGTCTCCCGCGGTTTGCCATGTTCCAACACATTGCCAGATGCATCGACACGCACAGGAATTCTGCCATCCTGAAGAAAGGTATCTATGCACACATATTTAGCCGAGCCCCAATCCACGTAGAGACGGACTCACGAGCCCCTGTAGCAGTGTAGAAAGCAGGAATTCCAGCACCCCCCGCACGGAGGCGCTCCGCCAAGGTTCCTTGAGGGCACAGCTCAATAGCGATGTTCCCTGTAAGGTATTTCTTCTCTAGCGCTTTATTATTTCCAAGGTACGATATGATAAGTCGGTCAACCTGCCCGGACTGTGTCAAGGTAGAGAGGCCACCTTTGCCTGGCGCGCCGGCATTGTTCGAGACTGCAGTGAGTGAGTGGATATTTTCGGCCCCTCGTCGAGCAATTGCGGTTATCAGAGTATCTGCCATTGTCATCACACACATCCAAGCCCATCATAGTAGGTTTTAATCACCTGCCACTCCACAAAGGCCGAAGCCGGAACTAAGGATTGTTGAGCCGCTCTCAATATCAGCCACTGCGTCATCCGCACTTCTGAACAGTTTCGAGGCTGCTCGATCGATTTTTGGAGCGCGAGTTGTTTTCTCAATTGTGGTTGATGCAGTAGAATATCCAACGCGAGTTATTGGAGAAGGAGTTAGTCGCCCGCATGTTCTTTGGTATACGCGGAAACAAAGTTGCGCCCGCGCAACGCTCGTCGCTTTTCGAGACAGAGTCAGTGCTGGGATTCGAAGGGTTGCCATCTCACTTAGTAGTAGTCAAACAAATAGTTGTAGAGAAAATCAACGACCGCATGTAAACAGATACCGATGACGTTCGTTTATAAGATCCGACTCTCGGGGCTACTTCTGGAGGCCGAGATGTGGGGTCACGATTCGGCCCTCAAGAATATCTTCTCATACCCACCATTCCTAGACCGTCACAAATTGAACTCCGGGTTGGCTATATCGAGCCAGTTCCAACTCATCAGATCGTCAAGTGGAACATCTGGAACACTCGCGCCAAAAGCAGTGCCGGCTCGATTGACAGCATCAATGATCTGGTCGTCAGACATAGCCGAGAACTGCATGGGCTCGGACCAGAACATAGAAGGCGCAAAGCTTTGTTGGACCGGTGAAGAAATAGCGCTAAACGCATCCAAAGTTGTTGATGGGAGTGCTTCTGTGTGTGAAATGCGAGGATCACTCTGAGGTTGCGAGTCCAAAGCGGCCGGTGTACGTCGAACAAGCTCACGCAAGAACCTCCCGTAGAGCACAGATGCCCCATTCCTATGACTGGGTGTGCTTCCGATCCTTTCAAGGACTCCAGCAGTTTCCTCAATTAGGTTCCGGACACTTGGGGCTAAGCTAGAATTGCTATCGGTTGGCATTGAACTGAGACTCAGCGCAGAGCACGCAGCAAAGGAAATCATGATGACGGTATTGTTTGGCATTGACTTTAACCTCCCTTCGCCTTGAATTGCGGCTCGCATAACGTtcaaagctgaagaaaggCCAGCTGCACGGAAGAATCGTTTGACTTCAATAGGTGCTGTAGGGTGATTTATTACGCCGCCGTAAGTCGAAAGCTGTGTGTGCGTCACCAGGATTTCTACGTATGGGGGAAGGGCGCGTGCTTGAGGAATTAGCACCGACTTGAAGGTTAGATGACTGGGATGACCAAACTGACATTGACCCTCTCCGATTTCTGGCGCCCAAGCTTCGTACCATTCGGTATAGAAGCATTCTATCATTGTCTTGATTCTACCGTCGGATTAGCATATGATCCAGGGTAGGATGTGGGTTACATGCGATTGTGCCGCCCCAGAACCAGTGCTGCTTGCTTGGTTATTATCACAAATGGACTTGACCCTTCTGAACAACCCGTCCTAGTGCGCTGCCGGTCAGACATTATATCGGATAGGGTGAAGATGGGTCGAATGTTTACCAAGTTTCTTCGGAGTATGGCCATTGAATTCATGGCGCCGTCGCGAAAATCTGCAAGGTCTGAGACATGCCATCGATCGCAATTCTCAGTCAGGGCCGTCGACGGCACTGTATAGCTCCTCCCCCGGGCCAGGCAGACACTGCAGGATGTTAGATATTTATTTAAACTAGCATGCTCCTGACACTAGACTCACCCTCGCTCTAGGACGAATAGTGCTATCCAAGCCCTTTCTCGCCTTCGTAACAGTCTTCTGCCCCAATTCGAGGCTGGGTCAACCTCTTCGAATCCATCTATTTGCAGAGCCCTTCTTGCATCTATGCAATCAGCTTTAGCAAGCCTCCGTGCAAGGCCACTGTCAAAGCTCGTCGATGGCAATACAATCTTGTTCAGGGAGAGGTCCAGTGCCACTGTCAGGGCCATGGCAATGTAAGAGCAAGCGTCATCATCGcccaaacaagcccccgGTGCCATCCAGGGAACATTGACCATGAAAGCCAGGACAATTTCGACTGACCTGAACCTTTCTTGCATCACCTTATTGGCCAAGAATTTGCTATGTCTAGATAGTCGTTTGGATATTGCTGCAGCAGACGGCAGAAACAGGGCAGTGGTAGCCATGATGGACGTGAAAAGAAAGGCTGATTTAGAGCGAACAAATTCGACAGTATGAATCAGAGGATCGAGTCCCCACCTGGTATGCGCGAGGTTTTCATAAAAGCTAGAAATGATAAGTACATAATTGGCTCCCCAGTGGAATACGGTGAAACATACAAGGTGAAAAGAGATTCAGCTTCAGGCAATGTAACAAGCCCAATATCTATAGGATCCATATCCGGGCCAATATCTAAGCTGGCTCTCACTGGCACAAAGAAGGATTTTGCAGCAGTAACGTTATCCTGAACGACCCCCGACACGCCCGTCGCTGGCTGCGAGGTTGCCAACAAAGGCCACATTGCTGTATTCCGTACATCTTTTGGAGACAGCTGGAGATCTGAGGCACGCGCAAGTAACTGTAGAGGGTTTTCTGCATCGTCCAGCGCCAAACTTTCGCCAGAGTTGGAGCCGTGAGGGAAATGCAAGGGTTCTTGTTGGTCGGAGTCCTCGGAAAGGTCCTTGCTATCGTCCCGGGCCTGTTGTAGCTGAGTCTGCGTCAGCAGATCCTGAAGATCCGAAAGGACTTTCTGCGCAGCCTCAACAGCTGGACGACTGGTCCTTGGCCGTTTGATGGCCTGTTCTATCTGATGCAGTGCTTTTTCTAGGCCTTTGCGTTTGCTGGCAGCTTGTTGTCAGCATGAATGCTCAGCTTTTGGAGACACGGTCTTACTTCTTCACGCCCTTCTGTCTTCCGACATGATGAGTTGGGACAACACATTCCAAGCCAGCATGCCTGCACTTGTCACAAGAAATCTCTCCTTGGCTGCGGTCACATCTTATCTTGCTCTTCCGGCAGTTAAGGCATGCGGCTTGGCGGCTATGTGATGCCCGTTGATGACCTGCTGATGCCGGACCTTCCATCCCTCGATAACCACGATAGGATTCCTCTTGTACTTGCCGATTAGTTAGTCATGGGGCCAGGTTTTAAAGGCGGTACGAGGAGACTTTGAACGACCGTCAAACACGTATGGTGTCCGTGGGTAGATCACACGTCCCTCATCCTTAGATTTTTCAGGAGCTGAGTAATTTAATAGCTAACATTAAGAAATGCGTAGAACCATCCTACACTCAAGTTGTTTTTCGTTTGCGGTCACGCCCATGCCAGAATAACATAAAAAAAGACAGGATAGGAAAAAGACCAAAAGGTAGCAAAATGAAAGCCGAACGGGGGGGTCGAACCCCCAACCTTGAGATTAAGAGTCTCACGCTCTGCCGATTGAGCTAGCCCGGCTAATTGTTGATGGCAGCGTTAATTAATTTCCCTTATATAGATAGCACAAACAAGCTTTAATCACTCCATGAATGGCCCATACGCCACAAGGACAGGTCAAGAAGGATTTGCGTCAGACATCATAGTCATAAATTTGAGATCCATAATGGCATCCTCACATAGAAAACGGGTATATACAAAACAGCTTATGATTGATTAAACCCAGAATCATTGCATACTTCTCCATAAGACGCCTAAGGATACCCAGCATCATACGACAAATAGCTCAAAACCAACTGgccaaagaaaaaaatatcATTTATCAGTTTGCGGCCCGTAGGGCTCGCAACCTGGCACCCAGGCCATCTTCGACATCTGCATCAACCTTCGTCTGTTCCTTGACATCCTCCTTTGGCGCAGAATCCTGCTCCAAAGCAAGTCGCAAATCTACACCCGCATCATCGGCGAGCTGCTCCATTAGACGATCAACATCCGCTTCACCCTCCGCCCCGTACTCTTGCATCGAGACGCCTTGAGCCACATCTTCAATAGCATTGCTGGCAATCTTGAAGTCCTCAGAGCGAGCAAGAAAGTTGTTTGCGTGCGATACTAGAGTCTCGAGATTTACACTCTTGGATGCGGCATCTAAGCCACGTGATGCCAGTGCAAGAGTACGCGATGTGTCGCGAGTACTCTGAGCGGCCTTCAACTCATTTATGATGACATCTGCACGAGCCGCTTCCGCTTTTAAAGTGACCTGTCGTCGTTTCTCGCGcacggcggaggaggcgtgAATCCGGGCTATCTGAAATTCACGGTTCTTCATTGCTTTATCAGCTTTCGCTTTCTCGGATTTGAATGTCGCCTCTGCGCGAGCGGCTTCCTTTTTCAGGCGATTTGAGTGTAACTGTAAATATAACAGGCGTAGTCAGAAAAGTGATGCTGAACGCGGGGAGCTTGGGATTGCGAGAACGGCGGCATCAGCAGGGTTTAGACCACTACTCACTTTGACATTGGTACGAGCTTCGAAAATGGGATCCTTCCGAACCATCGTGTGTAGCACAAAAATATAACAGAATCCGGACAGTGTTTATCTCAAATTTCAACAAAGGAACCGCTGGACGGATGAGTTGTGAGAGAGAGCGGTTCTAGAATTGAGGGGGCCTTGTGGGTGGCAACGTCATCCCGAAAACCATGTGCAGCTGGTCTCTCCGCAAACACCACCAGCCCATCGTCGTGTAGTCCTTGTATGATACTGCTACAAATCACCCCGGACAACTGACCACTATAATACATGTCCGAGGCCTTCGTCAAAGAGTGATATTACCATTTGTGATAGAATAACTTCATCCGTCACGGCCAAGGCAGGCACCTGTTTCCAGACCTAAAGACTAAGCAGCCTTATGTACGAAGTATACTACACAGTACTAAACTGAGAAGTCGAGTCTCAATTGCTCGCTCTTACATTGAATAGTGGACACGCTAATATACAAATTATCATAAGCCCTTTCTCCGAGACGTCAACGCCTCTCTTGGGCTAGTTGAACTCCGTGAACTCCGTATGACCCTGTACCGCTTCCCCGAATCAATACGCCGACCCCGCTTTAACGAATCAAGACCCCTCAaggttcttcttcgtcgctccGGTTTCTCAAGAAGATTTATCGCCGACGCTAGCGTTAACAAGGATTCCCAGCTCCATCGACCCTCTACAACATCGGGAACCAGACGGTCTTCCGTCGAAAACCTCTCACGCACTGCCAGCTGCAATGCCCTGCCCGTCGCATCGCGAAGTGGACGCGCCATGGCTGGGTTGCAAGCTAGCAGCCTTGCAAGAAGCTGAATCCGAAAGGCCGTTGGTTTGCTCGAGATCTTCGAGGGTGACAGGCTCGGTGTCAAAATCAACCATAGAATCAAATGGAAATGCTGATAAATCTCCTGAGTCGAGAACGTCAAAGGCGAACCCGTCTTCAAGGAGTGAAGAATCTGACTC
Protein-coding sequences here:
- a CDS encoding uncharacterized protein (transcript_id=CADANIAT00001182); its protein translation is MEGPASAGHQRASHSRQAACLNCRKSKIRCDRSQGEISCDKCRHAGLECVVPTHHVGRQKGVKNKRKGLEKALHQIEQAIKRPRTSRPAVEAAQKVLSDLQDLLTQTQLQQARDDSKDLSEDSDQQEPLHFPHGSNSGESLALDDAENPLQLLARASDLQLSPKDVRNTAMWPLLATSQPATGVSGVVQDNVTAAKSFFVPVRASLDIGPDMDPIDIGLVTLPEAESLFTFFYENLAHTRWGLDPLIHTVEFVRSKSAFLFTSIMATTALFLPSAAAISKRLSRHSKFLANKVMQERFRSVEIVLAFMVNVPWMAPGACLGDDDACSYIAMALTVALDLSLNKIVLPSTSFDSGLARRLAKADCIDARRALQIDGFEEVDPASNWGRRLLRRRERAWIALFVLERGVCLARGRSYTVPSTALTENCDRWHVSDLADFRDGAMNSMAILRRNLVNIRPIFTLSDIIIKTMIECFYTEWYEAWAPEIGEGQCQFGHPSHLTFKSVLIPQARALPPYVEILVTHTQLSTYGGVINHPTAPIEVKRFFRAAGLSSALNVMRAAIQGEGRLKSMPNNTVIMISFAACSALSLSSMPTDSNSSLAPSVRNLIEETAGVLERIGSTPSHRNGASVLYGRFLRELVRRTPAALDSQPQSDPRISHTEALPSTTLDAFSAISSPVQQSFAPSMFWSEPMQFSAMSDDQIIDAVNRAGTAFGASVPDVPLDDLMSWNWLDIANPEFNL
- a CDS encoding 3-oxoacid CoA-transferase (transcript_id=CADANIAT00001181), with the protein product MADTLITAIARRGAENIHSLTAVSNNAGAPGKGGLSTLTQSGQVDRLIISYLGNNKALEKKYLTGNIAIELCPQGTLAERLRAGGAGIPAFYTATGAHTFLQDGRIPVRVDASGNVLEHGKPRETRVFNNKTYLMETALTGDVAILRAWKVDEAGNCVFRYTTKAFGPIMAKAATLTIVEAENIVPVGSIDPNDVDLPGIFVDRIVPSTAEKQIEIRKLRQSQEDGSTAAGVSPAIIQRNRIAKRAAKELKQGYYVNLGVGIPTLAPSMLPEGVKVWIQSENGILGMVRQERRGNRTDIINAGKETVTLLPGAATFDSTESFGMIRGGHVDVSILGALQVFKGMGGAMDLISNPDQTKIVVATSHTAKDGLPKIVTECSLPLTGANCVSTIVTELCVFQVDRQKGELTLTELAPGVDVNEVREKTGAPFHVADKLEVME
- a CDS encoding protein didB (transcript_id=CADANIAT00001183); this translates as MVRKDPIFEARTNVKLHSNRLKKEAARAEATFKSEKAKADKAMKNREFQIARIHASSAVREKRRQVTLKAEAARADVIINELKAAQSTRDTSRTLALASRGLDAASKSVNLETLVSHANNFLARSEDFKIASNAIEDVAQGVSMQEYGAEGEADVDRLMEQLADDAGVDLRLALEQDSAPKEDVKEQTKVDADVEDGLGARLRALRAAN